One Bradyrhizobium zhanjiangense DNA segment encodes these proteins:
- a CDS encoding DUF167 domain-containing protein has product MVAKDPWRISAAGVSIALRVTPRGGRDDIDGIEQLSDGRSVLKVRVRAIADGGEANKAVLVLLAKSLGVPKASVKLLSGATSRLKQIAVDGDPVRLGETLRQLVSAKSKD; this is encoded by the coding sequence TTGGTTGCCAAAGATCCCTGGCGCATCTCTGCCGCAGGCGTCAGCATCGCGCTGCGGGTGACGCCGCGCGGCGGCCGCGACGACATCGACGGGATCGAGCAGCTCTCCGACGGCCGCAGCGTGCTCAAGGTGCGGGTACGCGCGATTGCCGATGGTGGCGAGGCCAACAAGGCTGTCTTGGTCCTGCTGGCGAAATCGCTTGGCGTGCCCAAGGCCAGCGTAAAATTGCTATCGGGAGCTACCTCGCGGTTGAAGCAGATCGCGGTCGACGGCGACCCCGTGCGGCTCGGAGAAACCCTGCGCCAGCTCGTGTCGGCTAAATCGAAGGACTGA
- a CDS encoding YggT family protein: MRAVLDIVIIVLDLYVWLLIAAAILSWLIAFNVVNTRNQFVSAVAEFLYRITEPLLAPIRNFLPSLGGLDISPIILILLIMFIERVILYYIYPNVI; this comes from the coding sequence ATGCGTGCCGTTCTCGACATCGTCATCATCGTGCTCGATCTGTACGTCTGGCTGCTGATCGCCGCCGCGATCCTGTCCTGGCTGATCGCCTTCAACGTGGTGAATACCCGCAACCAGTTCGTCTCGGCGGTGGCGGAGTTCCTGTACCGGATCACCGAGCCCCTGCTGGCACCGATTCGCAATTTCCTGCCCAGTCTCGGCGGCCTCGACATCTCGCCGATTATCCTGATTCTGCTGATCATGTTCATCGAGCGGGTGATCCTGTATTACATCTACCCGAACGTGATCTAA
- a CDS encoding TerB family tellurite resistance protein, which translates to MLDGLRQFIADIVAPHDQDRAFGDSDYRLAATALLIHVVSLDGQPSAAEQRKLHSLIESHFGLDRGTADRLIADATQVEGEAVDLYHFTSVIMRSLDEEGRKRIVQMMWELVYADGQVSEFEDNVVWRASDLLGISQRDRIDLKHAVGDRVGGQVKDSAVGG; encoded by the coding sequence ATGCTCGACGGCCTGCGCCAATTCATTGCCGACATTGTTGCTCCCCATGATCAGGACCGCGCATTTGGCGACAGCGACTATCGGCTGGCGGCCACGGCGCTGCTGATTCACGTGGTCTCGCTGGACGGACAGCCGAGCGCGGCCGAGCAGCGCAAGCTGCACAGCCTGATCGAGAGCCATTTTGGGCTCGATCGCGGCACCGCGGATCGGTTGATCGCCGACGCCACTCAGGTCGAGGGCGAGGCGGTCGATCTCTATCATTTCACCAGCGTCATCATGCGCTCGCTCGACGAAGAGGGTCGCAAACGCATCGTGCAGATGATGTGGGAGCTGGTCTATGCCGACGGTCAGGTCAGCGAATTCGAGGACAACGTCGTCTGGCGCGCCTCCGACCTGCTCGGGATTTCGCAGCGCGACCGGATCGACCTGAAGCACGCGGTCGGGGATCGTGTCGGCGGCCAAGTCAAGGACAGCGCTGTCGGCGGCTGA
- a CDS encoding cytochrome P450, whose product MNIASLRRPLIPPTPPRAPDDMSFFGKLAVIRQNMIATWGQRAYEEDVIPGRFFLRNSFILNQPDAIRHVLLSNYENYTRTPAGIRMLRPVLGDGLLIAEGHSWTFQRRTLAPAFTPRATANLVPHMTAVLDETITKLDTRTGEPVDLREVMQRMTLEIAGRTMFSFGMDRHGATLRNFIMEYAARLGRAYFLDMVLPVSWPSPMDFARARFRKRWTEFVAMLIAERRAAGKKDGAPPRDLFDLMDEARDPETGKGFSDEQLVDEVATMILAGHETTATALFWALYLLSLDPDTQEEVATETRGEHLDSIADIDRQKFTRAVIEETMRLYPPAFLVARAARDRDNAAGIEIGKGDIIMIAPWLLHRHEKLWDQPNAFIPKRFMSAEPDRFAYLPFGAGPRVCIGAPFAQAESVLALARLIGAFRVELADTVPVIPHGVVTTQPDHSPMFRITRR is encoded by the coding sequence ATGAACATCGCCAGCCTGCGTCGGCCCCTCATCCCTCCGACGCCGCCGCGTGCGCCGGATGACATGTCGTTCTTTGGCAAGCTCGCGGTGATCCGCCAGAACATGATCGCGACCTGGGGACAGCGTGCCTATGAGGAAGACGTCATCCCGGGTCGCTTCTTTCTCCGCAACAGTTTCATCCTGAACCAGCCGGACGCGATCCGGCACGTCCTGCTCAGCAATTACGAGAATTATACGCGCACGCCGGCGGGCATCCGCATGCTGCGCCCCGTGCTCGGCGACGGCCTCCTGATTGCGGAAGGTCATTCCTGGACGTTTCAGCGCCGCACGCTCGCGCCGGCCTTCACGCCGCGCGCCACCGCAAATCTCGTCCCGCATATGACGGCGGTGCTCGACGAGACCATCACAAAGCTCGATACGCGAACCGGCGAGCCGGTCGATCTGCGCGAGGTCATGCAGCGCATGACGCTCGAGATCGCCGGACGCACGATGTTCTCGTTCGGCATGGACCGGCATGGCGCGACCTTGCGCAACTTCATCATGGAATATGCCGCACGGCTGGGACGGGCTTATTTCCTCGACATGGTGCTGCCCGTGTCCTGGCCGAGCCCGATGGATTTCGCACGGGCGCGGTTTCGCAAGCGCTGGACCGAATTCGTTGCCATGCTGATCGCCGAACGCCGCGCGGCCGGCAAGAAGGACGGCGCGCCGCCACGCGACCTGTTCGATCTCATGGACGAGGCGCGGGATCCTGAAACGGGCAAGGGCTTTTCCGACGAACAGCTCGTCGACGAGGTCGCGACCATGATTCTCGCGGGTCACGAGACCACGGCGACGGCGCTGTTCTGGGCGCTCTATCTGCTGTCGCTCGATCCTGACACGCAGGAGGAGGTCGCCACTGAGACCCGCGGCGAACATCTCGACAGCATCGCCGACATCGATCGCCAGAAGTTCACTCGAGCCGTGATCGAGGAGACGATGCGACTCTACCCGCCCGCCTTCCTGGTCGCGCGTGCCGCGCGCGATAGGGACAACGCGGCCGGTATCGAGATCGGCAAGGGCGATATCATCATGATCGCGCCGTGGCTTTTGCACCGGCACGAGAAACTGTGGGATCAGCCGAACGCGTTCATTCCAAAGCGCTTCATGTCGGCGGAGCCCGATCGCTTCGCATATCTGCCGTTCGGCGCGGGGCCACGCGTCTGCATCGGCGCGCCGTTTGCGCAAGCCGAATCGGTGCTGGCGCTGGCCCGGCTGATCGGTGCGTTCCGCGTCGAGCTTGCCGATACCGTTCCCGTGATCCCGCATGGCGTCGTCACGACCCAGCCGGACCACTCACCCATGTTCCGCATCACCCGTCGGTAA
- a CDS encoding dienelactone hydrolase family protein, whose translation MRLLVTPALLSLLSLLAVLAASPLCAQVTFGPLGEQGEPFRRQEWRLPSPDTGTAAHALLFRPLGVGPFRLAVIAHASTQNGLRRAQMPRPEYRALTAYLVARGFAVLVPERLGHGATGGRYVEDQGGCDEADYARSARATADQISLALDYLRKQEFIRKDAAIVLGHSAGGWGTLALANADPKAVSAIIAFAPGRGGHANDEPNTICAPHTLLAAAAEFGKAARIPVTWLVATNDSYFAPAFSQKLVEAFRGAGGEVDFRTLPGVGSEGHWMIETEAGVKAASGDLARVLNQPKPVATKKP comes from the coding sequence ATGCGGCTCCTCGTCACTCCCGCGCTTCTGTCTTTGCTGTCTTTGCTGGCCGTGCTGGCTGCGTCGCCTCTGTGCGCTCAGGTCACGTTTGGCCCATTGGGAGAGCAGGGCGAACCGTTTCGCCGGCAAGAATGGCGCCTGCCGTCGCCGGATACCGGCACGGCCGCGCATGCGCTGCTGTTTCGCCCCCTCGGCGTTGGCCCGTTCCGGCTCGCGGTCATCGCCCACGCCTCGACACAGAATGGCTTGCGTCGCGCGCAAATGCCGCGGCCGGAGTATCGCGCGCTCACGGCGTATCTCGTCGCGCGCGGCTTTGCCGTGCTGGTGCCGGAACGGCTCGGCCATGGCGCCACCGGTGGCCGCTATGTCGAGGACCAGGGCGGCTGCGACGAGGCGGATTACGCGCGATCGGCCCGCGCAACGGCCGACCAAATCTCGCTCGCGCTGGACTATTTGCGAAAGCAGGAATTTATCCGCAAAGACGCCGCGATCGTGCTCGGCCATTCCGCCGGCGGCTGGGGCACGCTGGCGCTGGCCAACGCCGATCCGAAGGCGGTCTCTGCCATCATTGCATTCGCACCGGGGCGCGGCGGCCATGCCAATGATGAGCCGAACACGATCTGCGCGCCGCACACGCTGCTTGCGGCCGCAGCCGAATTCGGCAAGGCCGCGCGCATTCCCGTCACGTGGCTCGTTGCAACCAATGACAGTTACTTCGCGCCGGCGTTTTCGCAAAAGCTGGTCGAGGCGTTTCGCGGCGCTGGCGGCGAGGTCGACTTCCGCACCCTGCCGGGCGTCGGCAGCGAGGGGCATTGGATGATCGAAACCGAAGCCGGCGTCAAAGCCGCAAGCGGCGATCTCGCGCGTGTGCTGAACCAGCCCAAGCCAGTGGCGACCAAGAAGCCATGA
- the ppa gene encoding inorganic diphosphatase, whose product MRIDAVSIGKNVPHDVNVIIEVPVGGEPIKYELDKEAGTLVVDRFLYTPMRYPGNYGFIPHTLSDDGDPCDVLIINTRAIIPGAVMSVRPVGVLFMEDEAGGDEKILAVPSSKLTQRYDKVKSYSDLPDITLQQIQHFFEHYKDLEKGKWVKILRWGGPEEAHKLILEGIDREKKKA is encoded by the coding sequence ATGCGTATCGATGCGGTCTCGATCGGGAAGAACGTACCCCACGACGTCAATGTCATCATCGAAGTCCCCGTGGGCGGCGAACCGATCAAATACGAGTTGGATAAGGAGGCCGGCACGCTCGTCGTCGATCGCTTCCTCTATACGCCGATGCGTTACCCCGGGAACTACGGCTTCATCCCGCACACGCTGTCGGATGACGGCGACCCCTGCGACGTGCTGATCATCAACACCCGCGCCATCATTCCCGGTGCCGTCATGAGCGTGCGGCCGGTCGGCGTGCTGTTCATGGAAGACGAAGCCGGCGGCGACGAGAAGATTCTGGCGGTGCCGTCGTCAAAGCTGACGCAGCGCTACGACAAGGTGAAGAGCTATTCCGACCTGCCGGACATCACGCTCCAGCAGATCCAGCACTTCTTCGAGCACTACAAGGATCTCGAGAAGGGCAAGTGGGTGAAGATCCTGCGCTGGGGCGGCCCGGAGGAAGCGCACAAGCTGATCCTCGAAGGCATAGATCGCGAGAAGAAAAAGGCCTGA
- a CDS encoding GNAT family N-acetyltransferase — MSTTLIEVRPAKAADATAVASTHDEAWRSAYQGIIPGAELEKLINRRGPQWWDSAIRKGSRVSVLVFGDKIAGYANYGRNRARSLHFDGEIYELYLRPEFQGLGFGRRLFAAARRDLMQSGLKSMVVWALSDNDPATEFYRALGGRMVARSSERFGPKSLDKVAFAWTN, encoded by the coding sequence ATGAGCACAACCCTGATCGAGGTCCGGCCGGCCAAAGCCGCAGATGCAACTGCGGTGGCGTCGACCCATGACGAAGCTTGGCGCTCGGCCTATCAGGGCATCATCCCCGGCGCGGAGCTGGAAAAGCTGATCAACCGCCGCGGTCCACAGTGGTGGGACAGCGCGATTCGCAAGGGCAGCCGCGTCAGCGTGCTCGTGTTCGGCGACAAGATCGCAGGCTACGCTAATTACGGCCGCAACCGCGCCCGCAGCCTGCATTTCGACGGCGAGATCTACGAGCTCTATCTGCGCCCGGAATTCCAGGGCCTCGGCTTCGGCCGCCGTCTGTTCGCCGCCGCCCGCCGCGACCTGATGCAGAGCGGCCTGAAGAGCATGGTGGTGTGGGCGCTCTCGGACAACGATCCGGCCACCGAGTTCTACCGTGCCCTGGGCGGCCGGATGGTGGCGCGCTCCTCGGAGCGGTTCGGGCCGAAGTCGCTCGACAAAGTTGCCTTCGCTTGGACCAATTGA
- the folD gene encoding bifunctional methylenetetrahydrofolate dehydrogenase/methenyltetrahydrofolate cyclohydrolase FolD produces MTAKIIDGKVIAAELRGRVAEEVARVKREHNLVPGLAVVLVGNDPASEVYVRSKHTQTQGAGMASFEHKLPADVSQAELLALVAKLNRDPAVHGILVQLPLPKGLNTEAVINAIDPAKDVDGLHPSNAGRLAGGFEALSPCTPLGCIILTKSVHASLEGMNAIVIGRSNLVGRPLVQLLLNENATVTIAHSRSRDLPGLVKRADLVYAAVGKPEMVRGDWLKPGATVIDVGINRIPKADGKTRLVGDVAYREALGVAGAITPVPGGVGQMTVACLLVNTLRAACAIAGLPKPAV; encoded by the coding sequence ATGACCGCCAAAATCATCGATGGAAAAGTCATTGCCGCGGAGCTTCGCGGCCGCGTCGCCGAGGAGGTCGCCCGCGTCAAACGCGAGCATAACCTGGTCCCCGGCCTCGCGGTGGTGCTGGTCGGCAACGACCCTGCCAGCGAAGTCTATGTCCGCTCCAAGCACACCCAGACGCAAGGCGCCGGCATGGCCTCGTTCGAGCACAAGCTGCCGGCCGACGTCTCGCAAGCAGAACTCCTGGCTCTCGTCGCAAAGCTCAACCGCGATCCGGCCGTGCACGGCATTCTGGTGCAACTGCCGCTTCCGAAGGGGCTGAACACCGAGGCCGTCATCAACGCCATCGATCCCGCCAAGGATGTCGATGGCCTGCATCCGAGCAATGCCGGCCGGCTCGCCGGTGGTTTTGAGGCGCTGTCGCCCTGCACGCCGCTCGGCTGCATCATCCTGACCAAAAGCGTGCACGCTTCGCTCGAAGGCATGAACGCCATCGTCATCGGCCGCTCCAACCTGGTCGGCCGCCCGTTGGTGCAATTGCTGCTGAACGAGAACGCCACGGTCACGATCGCGCATTCGCGCTCGCGCGACCTGCCCGGCCTCGTGAAGCGCGCCGACCTCGTTTACGCCGCGGTCGGCAAGCCGGAGATGGTGCGCGGCGACTGGCTGAAGCCGGGCGCGACCGTGATCGACGTCGGCATCAACCGCATCCCCAAAGCAGACGGCAAGACGCGCCTCGTCGGCGACGTCGCCTATCGGGAGGCGCTTGGGGTTGCCGGCGCGATCACGCCGGTGCCGGGCGGCGTCGGTCAGATGACGGTCGCCTGCCTGCTGGTGAACACGCTGCGCGCCGCCTGCGCGATCGCAGGGCTGCCGAAGCCGGCGGTGTAG
- a CDS encoding adenylate/guanylate cyclase domain-containing protein, translating to MSDIQAQFSVLKQTADAKVVDAIARLIQDGEDHELNRVNVLDFSRHHGLDEERVISAFLHSARLGLFDLGWNVLCPGCGGVLGAHSTLKALKPDDYHCALCACGYKASVDDQVEVSFTVNPRVRRIAAHDPDTLPVWEYFKQVFWSSGVDFNKESFATLANEVTLDTMELPAGEKATMSLQLPSDFVIIFEPVTHAAHFIDVQGEPTKDRQQLAIMYNKVQAPTGTTTMRPGPLRLSLENQAGVRVLPSVFIAAEALHHLIGKRKPFLTAKRMLSNQTFRDVFKADNLGLDQRLQITSLTFLFTDLKGSTALYERVGDLAAFDLVRAHFRALLEIIAAEKGAVVKTIGDAVMATFVRPEHAITAGLRMRAAMDELNKERGANDLILKIGIHEGPCLAVMLNERQDYFGQTVNIASRVQSLSTAQEIHITGPVLDAPAVAEILQRREIKPIQKQAALRGIADKMVVYEIP from the coding sequence ATGAGCGACATCCAGGCCCAGTTTTCCGTTCTGAAGCAGACCGCCGATGCAAAGGTGGTCGATGCGATTGCGCGCCTCATCCAGGATGGCGAGGACCACGAGCTCAACCGCGTCAATGTCCTCGATTTCTCCCGGCATCACGGCCTCGACGAAGAGCGCGTCATCTCGGCTTTCCTGCATTCGGCCAGGCTCGGTCTGTTCGATCTCGGCTGGAACGTGCTGTGTCCGGGCTGCGGCGGCGTGCTGGGCGCTCACTCGACGCTCAAGGCGCTCAAGCCGGACGACTATCACTGCGCGCTCTGCGCCTGCGGGTACAAGGCGTCCGTCGACGACCAGGTCGAGGTCTCTTTCACAGTGAATCCGCGCGTCCGGCGCATCGCGGCGCACGATCCCGATACGCTTCCGGTGTGGGAATATTTCAAGCAGGTGTTCTGGAGCTCCGGGGTCGACTTCAACAAGGAATCGTTTGCGACGCTGGCCAACGAGGTGACGCTGGATACGATGGAGCTGCCGGCCGGCGAGAAGGCGACGATGTCGCTGCAATTGCCGAGTGATTTCGTCATCATCTTCGAGCCGGTGACGCACGCCGCTCATTTCATCGATGTCCAGGGCGAGCCGACCAAGGACCGTCAGCAGCTCGCCATCATGTACAACAAGGTGCAGGCCCCGACGGGGACGACGACCATGCGGCCGGGTCCGCTGCGGCTATCGCTGGAAAACCAGGCCGGTGTGCGCGTGTTGCCGTCGGTGTTTATCGCGGCCGAGGCGCTTCATCATCTCATCGGCAAGCGTAAGCCGTTCCTCACCGCCAAGCGGATGCTGTCGAACCAGACTTTTCGCGACGTCTTCAAGGCGGACAATCTCGGTCTCGACCAGCGGCTCCAGATCACCTCGCTGACGTTCCTGTTCACCGACCTGAAGGGATCGACCGCGCTTTATGAGCGCGTCGGCGATCTCGCCGCCTTCGATCTCGTGCGCGCGCATTTCCGCGCGCTGCTGGAGATCATTGCCGCCGAGAAGGGGGCGGTTGTAAAGACGATCGGCGATGCTGTCATGGCGACCTTCGTGAGACCTGAGCACGCGATTACGGCGGGACTGCGCATGCGTGCAGCCATGGATGAATTGAACAAGGAACGCGGCGCCAACGATCTCATTCTCAAGATCGGCATCCATGAAGGTCCATGTCTTGCGGTGATGCTGAATGAGCGCCAGGATTATTTCGGCCAGACAGTCAACATCGCCTCGCGCGTGCAGAGTCTGTCGACCGCGCAGGAAATTCACATCACCGGCCCGGTGCTCGATGCACCCGCGGTTGCTGAAATCCTTCAGCGGCGCGAGATCAAGCCGATCCAGAAGCAGGCCGCGCTGCGCGGCATCGCCGACAAGATGGTGGTGTATGAGATACCGTGA
- a CDS encoding enoyl-CoA hydratase, protein MPYEHILYEVSDRIATITLNRPDRMNAWTPTMECDVRHAMEASSADDNVRVIVLTGAGRAFCAGADMDALKGLDPNDVGRASNLPPFDMNRRPDWQTRYGFYPSIAKPVIAMLNGATAGIGLVHALYCDLRFAADNTVFTTAFARRGLIAEHGISWMLPRIVGHAHALDLLLSARRVSSDEALRIGLVNRLCSPEKLREETYAYARDLADFVSPSAMAVIKRQLYEVPFQTLAEATIEANREMMVALNGSDFREGVASFMEKRPPRFTGR, encoded by the coding sequence ATGCCCTATGAACACATTCTCTATGAGGTGAGCGACAGGATCGCGACCATCACGCTCAATCGCCCGGACCGCATGAATGCGTGGACGCCGACGATGGAGTGCGACGTGCGTCACGCGATGGAAGCCTCAAGCGCCGACGACAATGTCCGCGTCATCGTGCTCACCGGCGCGGGCCGCGCCTTCTGCGCCGGTGCCGACATGGATGCGCTGAAAGGGCTCGATCCTAACGACGTCGGGCGCGCCTCGAATCTGCCGCCGTTCGACATGAACCGCCGGCCGGATTGGCAGACGCGCTACGGCTTCTATCCGTCGATCGCAAAGCCCGTCATCGCCATGCTCAACGGCGCGACCGCCGGAATCGGCCTGGTCCACGCGCTCTATTGCGACCTGCGCTTTGCCGCCGACAATACGGTGTTCACGACCGCCTTCGCGCGGCGCGGCCTCATCGCCGAGCACGGCATCAGCTGGATGTTGCCGCGCATCGTCGGCCATGCCCATGCGCTGGATCTGTTGCTCTCGGCGAGGCGCGTGTCGAGCGACGAAGCGCTGCGGATCGGGCTGGTGAACCGGCTCTGCTCGCCGGAAAAACTCCGCGAGGAGACCTATGCTTACGCGCGCGATCTCGCCGATTTCGTCTCACCGAGCGCGATGGCCGTGATCAAGCGGCAGCTTTACGAGGTGCCGTTCCAGACCCTGGCGGAAGCGACGATCGAGGCCAACCGCGAGATGATGGTGGCGCTGAACGGCAGCGATTTCCGGGAGGGCGTGGCGAGTTTTATGGAGAAGCGGCCGCCGAGGTTTACGGGGAGGTAG
- a CDS encoding SDR family NAD(P)-dependent oxidoreductase encodes MTERVTLITGASAGIGTELARVFAANGHRLALTARRTDRLEALANELAANGGKKPIVIACDLEQADAGKTIAAALAAEGVELDHLINNAGFGVFGDAIERDRVEQLGIVDVNIRALTDLSLRFADQLIKNKGGLLNVGSVAGFLPGPGMAVYYASKAYVISFTEALRAELAPRGVRVTVLCPGPVPTEFQARAGVGSQHDTAVLNVSAAEVARDAYRGLMANKRAVLPGLGIKIVPLALRFFPRGFILAATSRFQRRRH; translated from the coding sequence GTGACTGAGCGGGTGACGCTGATCACTGGTGCCTCGGCGGGCATCGGCACGGAGCTGGCGCGTGTGTTTGCTGCCAACGGGCATCGCCTCGCGTTGACGGCGCGCCGGACGGATCGGCTGGAGGCGCTCGCGAACGAGCTCGCCGCCAACGGCGGCAAGAAGCCGATCGTGATCGCCTGCGATCTCGAGCAAGCGGATGCCGGCAAGACCATCGCGGCAGCACTTGCCGCCGAAGGCGTCGAGCTCGATCATCTCATCAACAATGCGGGCTTCGGCGTGTTCGGCGATGCGATCGAGCGCGATCGCGTCGAGCAGCTCGGCATCGTCGATGTCAACATCAGGGCCCTGACGGATCTGTCGCTGCGCTTTGCCGATCAGCTCATCAAGAACAAGGGCGGACTTCTCAATGTCGGATCGGTCGCCGGCTTCCTGCCTGGCCCCGGCATGGCCGTCTACTACGCCTCCAAGGCCTATGTGATTTCGTTCACCGAAGCCTTGCGGGCGGAGCTCGCGCCGCGCGGCGTTCGCGTCACCGTGCTTTGCCCGGGTCCGGTGCCCACCGAATTCCAGGCGCGCGCCGGCGTCGGCTCCCAACATGATACCGCCGTTCTCAACGTCTCCGCCGCCGAAGTTGCGCGCGATGCATATCGTGGCCTGATGGCCAACAAACGGGCAGTGCTGCCCGGTCTGGGCATCAAGATCGTGCCGTTGGCGCTGCGTTTCTTCCCGCGCGGCTTCATCCTGGCCGCTACCAGCCGGTTTCAGAGGCGCAGGCACTAG
- a CDS encoding hydrolase, giving the protein MKLSRRTILQGVSSLPFAVASLRAGVMAQTAPAVTPSTEVPPILFVHGNGDYDALWVTTLWRMESNGVARDRMAAINFTDPLARSDDKVEQAGRSSTEDQRRELTAAIADLKRRTGASRVALVGSSRGGYAIRNVIKNGGAGDVSHAILCGTPNHGVFATDDQSNNEFNGRGAFLRGLNEGESEVTPGTAFLTLRSDGLDKYAQADGRFIGKPGVPTGVTAEGPELKGATNLVLGALDHREVAFHPRAFREIYKFIAGREPTRIAIVPEPSVKLSGLVTGTPGGVSTNRPVAGATVDVFRVDPETGERNGGALHSSKTGADGRWGPAQVNPAWSLEFVLASPDAPTTHIYRSPFPRSSDVVHLRPARPLGPADKDAGAVVIMSRPRGYFGLPRDVVLLDGKEPADVKPGVPTDAAATLRLPASEVGRNIVAQFGEERIVARAWPAAENRIAIAELTY; this is encoded by the coding sequence ATGAAGCTGTCGCGACGGACGATCCTGCAAGGGGTCAGCAGCTTGCCTTTCGCAGTTGCGAGCTTGCGGGCCGGCGTGATGGCCCAAACCGCACCTGCCGTGACGCCAAGCACTGAGGTGCCGCCGATCCTGTTCGTCCACGGCAATGGCGACTACGACGCGCTCTGGGTGACGACCTTGTGGCGGATGGAGTCGAACGGCGTCGCGCGCGATCGCATGGCGGCGATCAATTTCACCGATCCGCTGGCGCGGAGCGACGACAAGGTCGAGCAGGCAGGCCGGTCCTCGACCGAGGACCAGCGCCGCGAGCTCACTGCCGCCATTGCTGACTTGAAGCGCCGCACCGGCGCGTCCCGCGTGGCGCTGGTTGGCAGCTCCCGCGGCGGCTATGCCATCCGCAACGTCATCAAGAACGGCGGTGCCGGCGATGTCAGTCACGCGATCTTGTGCGGCACGCCCAATCACGGCGTGTTTGCGACCGACGACCAGTCCAACAACGAGTTCAACGGCCGCGGCGCATTCCTGCGCGGCCTGAACGAGGGCGAGAGCGAGGTGACGCCGGGCACAGCTTTTCTCACTCTGCGCAGTGACGGCCTGGACAAATATGCCCAAGCCGACGGCCGGTTCATCGGAAAGCCCGGCGTTCCGACCGGTGTCACCGCCGAGGGGCCGGAGCTGAAGGGCGCCACCAACCTTGTGCTTGGTGCGCTCGATCATCGCGAAGTGGCGTTTCATCCGCGCGCTTTTCGCGAGATCTACAAGTTCATCGCCGGCCGCGAGCCCACGCGCATCGCGATCGTGCCGGAGCCAAGCGTGAAGCTGAGCGGTTTGGTCACGGGCACGCCGGGCGGCGTGTCGACCAACCGGCCGGTGGCGGGCGCAACCGTCGACGTCTTCCGCGTCGATCCTGAAACCGGAGAGCGCAACGGCGGGGCGCTGCACAGCTCAAAGACCGGTGCCGACGGCCGCTGGGGACCGGCGCAGGTCAATCCGGCCTGGTCACTCGAATTCGTCCTGGCATCGCCCGACGCGCCGACGACGCACATCTACCGCTCGCCCTTCCCGCGCTCGTCCGACGTCGTGCACCTGCGGCCCGCGCGCCCGCTCGGGCCGGCTGACAAGGACGCAGGAGCTGTCGTGATCATGTCGCGGCCGCGCGGCTATTTCGGCCTGCCGCGGGACGTGGTGCTGCTCGACGGCAAGGAGCCCGCCGACGTCAAACCGGGCGTGCCCACGGATGCGGCAGCAACCCTGCGGCTTCCGGCCAGCGAGGTCGGACGTAACATCGTGGCCCAATTTGGCGAAGAACGGATTGTGGCACGCGCCTGGCCCGCCGCCGAAAACAGGATTGCGATCGCCGAACTGACTTACTAG
- a CDS encoding glutamine amidotransferase, which translates to MSFRTDRFGGAELVPFPRRTPGAAASASEARLPVLIVLHQESSTPGRVGNALRALGHRLDIRRPRFGDPLPETLDQHAGAVFFGGPMSANDSDDYIRCEIDWIEIPLREQRPFLGICLGAQMLAMQLGARVAPHADALTQIGYYPIRPTAAGHALCPDWPAQVYHWHREGFELPVGAEQLAEGDDFPVQAFRAGNAFGVQFHPDVTYAMMHCWTTRGYDGFSAPGARQRHHHFADRAVYDLAERAWLDHFINGWLARRPVLAQAAE; encoded by the coding sequence ATGTCGTTCCGGACGGACAGGTTTGGTGGCGCAGAATTGGTGCCCTTTCCCAGAAGGACGCCGGGCGCGGCCGCCTCCGCTTCCGAAGCCCGGTTACCGGTTCTGATCGTCCTGCACCAGGAATCCTCGACGCCCGGCCGGGTCGGCAATGCGCTGCGCGCGCTCGGCCATCGCCTCGACATTCGCCGTCCCCGCTTCGGCGATCCCCTGCCCGAGACGCTCGATCAGCATGCCGGCGCCGTGTTCTTCGGCGGCCCGATGAGCGCCAATGATTCCGACGACTACATCCGCTGCGAGATCGACTGGATCGAAATTCCGCTCCGTGAGCAGCGTCCGTTCCTTGGCATCTGCCTCGGCGCGCAGATGCTCGCGATGCAGCTAGGGGCCCGCGTCGCGCCGCATGCGGATGCGCTGACCCAGATCGGCTATTACCCGATCAGGCCGACCGCTGCGGGCCACGCGCTCTGCCCGGATTGGCCTGCGCAGGTCTATCATTGGCATCGCGAGGGATTTGAGCTGCCGGTTGGTGCCGAGCAGCTCGCGGAAGGTGATGATTTTCCGGTGCAGGCGTTCCGTGCCGGCAACGCCTTCGGTGTGCAGTTTCATCCAGACGTGACCTACGCCATGATGCATTGCTGGACCACGCGCGGCTATGACGGCTTCAGCGCGCCCGGAGCGCGGCAGCGGCATCACCATTTCGCGGATCGTGCCGTCTACGACCTCGCGGAGCGCGCCTGGCTCGATCACTTCATCAATGGCTGGCTGGCGCGCCGGCCGGTGCTGGCGCAAGCCGCCGAGTGA